One window of the Candidatus Jettenia sp. genome contains the following:
- the pstA gene encoding phosphate ABC transporter permease PstA: MKKFLRTGNPYIWLTACALTISMLMVGGLVALITMKGLGIFWPHTIVKFTLQDGTVVLGEIEKEEPIPQKKGMYRTKLKVGNRDVYGMDFRWIDNTDIISREYPLYALTFERREWGNMYGFLKGLKQDGDIQPLNLKELAPLREESKALLKRIRYIERKVIGKINYQMEKYRLALKHLMTQQYSVKAQEDIEEVKAKVENLEKTYREKEDMLAGLYAQAKEKEIIVLLADGKEKNIPVFNIIRVYAPNEMGVFAKIGFYLMKLWEFVSTEPREANTEGGIFPAIFGTVMMVFIMSIAVVPFGVLTAVYLREYADDNIVARLIRISVSNLAGVPSIVFGVFGLGFFIYFVGGNIDKVFFSESLPAPTFGTGGILWASLTLALLTVPVVVVATEEGLSAVPKSVREGSYALGATKFETLWKVVIPQATPGILTGTILAMARAAGEVAPLMLTGVVKLAPSLPVDQYFPYIHFERKFMHLGFHIYDVGFQSPNVEAAIPMVYTTTLVLLFIVLVLNLTAIVMRNKLRKRYRTTAL; encoded by the coding sequence ATGAAGAAATTTTTAAGAACGGGTAATCCTTATATCTGGCTGACTGCATGCGCTCTGACTATCAGTATGTTGATGGTTGGCGGTTTGGTTGCGCTCATTACGATGAAGGGGCTTGGTATATTCTGGCCCCATACAATTGTTAAATTCACGCTTCAGGATGGTACGGTGGTTTTGGGTGAGATTGAAAAGGAAGAGCCCATCCCGCAAAAAAAAGGCATGTATCGGACGAAACTAAAGGTTGGTAACAGAGATGTTTACGGTATGGACTTCAGATGGATCGATAATACGGATATTATATCACGGGAATATCCCTTATATGCCTTAACTTTTGAGAGGCGTGAATGGGGTAATATGTACGGTTTTTTAAAAGGACTGAAACAGGATGGCGATATTCAGCCTCTGAATCTCAAAGAGTTGGCGCCGCTTCGGGAAGAAAGTAAGGCGCTTTTGAAAAGGATACGGTATATTGAAAGAAAAGTGATTGGCAAGATAAATTATCAGATGGAAAAATATCGCCTTGCATTGAAGCACCTGATGACGCAGCAGTATTCGGTAAAGGCGCAAGAGGATATCGAAGAGGTAAAGGCCAAGGTTGAAAATCTCGAAAAGACCTACAGGGAAAAAGAAGATATGCTTGCCGGGTTGTATGCTCAGGCAAAGGAAAAAGAAATTATCGTGCTTCTTGCTGATGGCAAAGAGAAGAACATACCTGTTTTTAATATTATCAGGGTCTATGCCCCGAATGAAATGGGAGTTTTTGCTAAAATCGGTTTTTACCTGATGAAGCTCTGGGAATTTGTGTCAACTGAACCACGGGAAGCAAATACCGAGGGGGGTATATTCCCTGCTATTTTTGGGACGGTTATGATGGTGTTTATCATGAGCATTGCAGTTGTCCCGTTTGGTGTATTGACAGCGGTATATCTCAGGGAATACGCCGATGATAATATTGTTGCACGGCTCATCAGGATATCAGTGAGTAACCTTGCAGGTGTTCCATCCATTGTATTCGGGGTTTTTGGTCTCGGTTTTTTCATCTACTTTGTGGGTGGAAATATCGATAAAGTATTTTTCTCGGAATCCTTGCCAGCCCCTACCTTTGGAACCGGTGGTATTTTATGGGCATCCCTTACTCTGGCGCTTCTGACGGTGCCGGTAGTTGTTGTGGCAACGGAAGAAGGGTTATCTGCTGTGCCAAAATCCGTGCGGGAAGGTTCTTATGCGCTGGGCGCTACAAAATTTGAAACCTTATGGAAGGTCGTAATTCCCCAGGCAACACCCGGGATACTTACCGGTACTATTCTCGCTATGGCAAGGGCTGCGGGTGAGGTTGCGCCCTTAATGCTCACGGGAGTTGTGAAGTTAGCGCCCTCTCTTCCGGTGGACCAGTATTTTCCCTATATCCATTTTGAAAGAAAGTTTATGCATTTAGGCTTTCATATATATGATGTTGGATTTCAGTCTCCCAATGTAGAGGCAGCCATCCCCATGGTCTATACCACAACACTTGTTTTGCTTTTCATCGTGCTTGTCTTGAATCTTACTGCTATAGTAATGAGGAACAAGCTGAGAAAGCGGTACAGAACAACGGCTTTATAA
- a CDS encoding phosphate ABC transporter substrate-binding protein has protein sequence MAIASEVVVVDTNIKTYAKVSGVSGSLNSIGSDTMNNLMTYWAEGFNQAYPNVKIQIEGKGSTTAPPALISGTAQIAPISRAMKPTEIDAFEKKYGYKPTVIKTALDALSIYVNKDNPLRGLSLSQVDAIFSKTRKGKHKGDVRTWGQLGLTGEWSTRPISLYGRNSASGTYGYFKERALYKGDFKDSVKEQPGSASVVQGVTEDRYAIGYSGIGYKTSGIRTVPLSFKEGEPYKEAGIENIMNGSYPLARFLYVYINKKPGQPLDPLVKEFVTFILSREGQEVVVKDGYIPISASIVEEELKKLK, from the coding sequence ATGGCTATTGCCAGTGAAGTAGTTGTGGTTGATACAAATATAAAAACTTATGCTAAAGTTAGCGGGGTTTCAGGAAGTCTGAATAGTATAGGTTCTGATACCATGAATAACCTTATGACTTACTGGGCTGAGGGATTTAACCAGGCATATCCGAATGTAAAGATCCAGATAGAAGGCAAGGGTTCTACCACTGCGCCGCCTGCTCTTATCTCAGGAACAGCTCAGATAGCGCCGATAAGCAGGGCAATGAAGCCTACAGAAATTGATGCCTTTGAGAAGAAATATGGCTATAAGCCTACCGTAATAAAGACAGCATTGGATGCCTTGTCAATATACGTAAATAAGGATAATCCTCTTAGGGGGTTAAGTCTGTCCCAGGTGGATGCTATTTTTTCAAAAACACGGAAAGGCAAGCATAAGGGAGATGTTAGAACGTGGGGACAGCTTGGTTTAACTGGTGAATGGTCAACCCGGCCGATAAGTCTCTATGGCCGTAATTCTGCCTCGGGTACCTATGGTTATTTTAAGGAACGTGCCCTTTATAAAGGTGATTTTAAAGACTCTGTAAAAGAGCAACCGGGTTCTGCTTCTGTTGTACAGGGTGTGACTGAGGACCGATATGCCATTGGTTACAGTGGTATTGGCTACAAGACTTCCGGTATCCGCACGGTACCCCTTTCGTTTAAAGAAGGAGAACCCTATAAAGAAGCCGGAATAGAAAATATAATGAACGGTTCTTATCCACTGGCGAGATTCCTCTACGTGTATATTAATAAGAAGCCAGGTCAGCCTCTTGACCCGCTCGTTAAAGAATTTGTAACATTTATTCTGAGCAGGGAGGGGCAGGAGGTGGTTGTAAAAGATGGATATATCCCTATATCAGCTTCAATTGTTGAAGAAGAACTGAAAAAGTTAAAATAA
- a CDS encoding porin gives MRWKWYTSVLSSAMVLCSAYAVDLSQGVFAQGTEQAEGISESERDYLQRQLKQMEETMQKQQEQIQALKNRIDTISTAPAPITKEEIKHEIEDYLSTEDAREKMALGLPGVTALYTPDEDKYSVVFRSPDDRYSLGIGGRLQFRYTYKDNDEDVGGTDKMDIDVRRARLCLGGNVYSKLIHYYVELDGDSFDVGIRDFYIYFTPLDELNAKVGYFKVPFNQQRMTSSAKLLLIDRAIASEAFDQDRDYGVDIYGKPFDGYMEYHAAVFQGAGEDPLERPDGRDENLDNELMYVLNLRYNPFGKYDYADETDVKYTEKFKATVGASVVFNAKKGDEKLEDTDAIAGVVELSMKYRGFSWHNEYFVMTEDPEGGGDSLDSDGFFTQAGYFVIPKRLEVAARYSLLDPDNDASDDFGREYTAGINYYFRAHRSKIQADFSHYVTEQGEEPNNNQNRFRVQYQIVF, from the coding sequence ATGCGTTGGAAATGGTATACAAGTGTTTTATCATCGGCAATGGTATTATGCAGTGCGTATGCAGTTGACTTGTCACAAGGTGTGTTTGCCCAGGGAACAGAACAGGCTGAGGGTATATCAGAGAGCGAGCGCGATTATTTACAACGGCAGTTGAAACAGATGGAAGAGACGATGCAAAAGCAGCAAGAGCAGATACAGGCCTTAAAAAATCGTATAGATACGATCAGTACTGCACCTGCACCGATTACCAAAGAGGAGATTAAGCATGAGATTGAAGATTATCTATCTACAGAAGATGCCCGGGAAAAAATGGCACTTGGCTTACCCGGAGTCACTGCTCTCTATACCCCTGATGAAGATAAATATTCAGTGGTATTTAGATCGCCCGACGACAGATATTCATTAGGTATTGGCGGCAGATTGCAGTTTCGATATACCTATAAGGATAATGATGAGGATGTTGGAGGAACAGACAAGATGGATATAGATGTCCGCCGTGCAAGACTTTGCCTGGGTGGAAATGTTTATAGTAAACTTATACATTATTATGTAGAGCTTGATGGAGACAGTTTCGATGTGGGTATAAGAGATTTTTATATATATTTTACACCGCTCGATGAATTAAATGCCAAGGTGGGATACTTTAAGGTACCATTTAACCAGCAAAGGATGACATCCTCTGCAAAGCTTCTGCTCATTGATAGAGCCATTGCCAGTGAGGCATTCGATCAGGACCGGGATTATGGAGTGGACATATATGGGAAACCTTTTGATGGGTATATGGAATACCATGCTGCCGTATTTCAAGGGGCTGGTGAGGACCCTTTAGAACGGCCAGATGGAAGAGACGAAAATCTTGATAATGAACTCATGTATGTGCTTAATCTGAGGTATAATCCATTTGGGAAGTATGATTACGCTGACGAAACCGATGTAAAGTATACTGAAAAATTCAAGGCAACGGTTGGGGCTTCTGTAGTCTTTAATGCGAAGAAGGGAGATGAAAAACTTGAGGATACTGATGCTATAGCAGGAGTTGTTGAATTGAGCATGAAGTATAGGGGCTTCTCATGGCACAATGAGTATTTTGTAATGACAGAGGATCCTGAAGGTGGTGGAGATTCATTAGATTCCGATGGATTTTTTACTCAAGCTGGTTATTTCGTAATACCTAAAAGATTGGAGGTTGCTGCTCGTTATTCCTTGCTCGATCCAGACAACGATGCATCAGATGACTTTGGAAGGGAATATACGGCCGGTATAAACTATTACTTCCGTGCCCATCGGTCAAAAATACAAGCAGATTTCAGTCACTATGTAACTGAACAGGGTGAGGAACCAAATAATAATCAGAATAGATTCAGAGTACAGTATCAAATTGTATTTTAA
- a CDS encoding DUF6345 domain-containing protein, producing MRERKIILLIIIVISLCTVAFGCKRKARLYGVTTWDAGCAGANLSLWDDMGLAWYNEVTNTAHSGAYTQDGQTIDGNIVDSLFTDTNAVNWGNDHNNIDIADAALIFMHGSESNDRWQGSVRVDEAGAGDCQTWQGDMRFGNTNLKFLHLSSCNSMDDNQWADRWWESFSGLHQVNGFHGFMWIGSDLISDYEDFASDAFTSTIADAWLDNMYRPDISGTDDQCPVAYAVGANSDDTWNRIGTERYNNVLSNPTSVGYWGTVYLENCDPANEDTIGTGID from the coding sequence ATGAGGGAGCGAAAAATTATCTTACTCATAATTATTGTAATCTCCTTGTGTACCGTTGCATTTGGATGTAAGAGAAAAGCAAGACTATACGGAGTAACGACGTGGGACGCAGGCTGTGCAGGCGCGAATCTTTCCCTGTGGGACGACATGGGGCTTGCCTGGTATAACGAAGTTACCAATACAGCGCACTCAGGAGCTTACACGCAGGATGGCCAGACCATCGACGGCAATATCGTAGATAGCCTATTCACCGATACCAATGCCGTGAATTGGGGAAACGACCACAACAATATCGATATTGCAGATGCTGCCCTCATTTTTATGCATGGCAGTGAAAGCAATGACCGATGGCAAGGTAGTGTCAGGGTGGATGAGGCGGGTGCCGGGGATTGCCAGACCTGGCAGGGAGATATGCGTTTCGGCAATACCAATCTGAAGTTTCTCCATTTATCTTCTTGCAACAGTATGGACGATAACCAATGGGCTGATCGGTGGTGGGAATCCTTCAGTGGTCTGCATCAAGTGAACGGCTTTCATGGTTTCATGTGGATTGGATCTGATCTGATCAGCGATTACGAAGACTTCGCATCCGATGCTTTTACCTCTACGATTGCGGATGCCTGGCTTGACAATATGTACCGTCCAGATATCAGCGGTACGGATGATCAGTGCCCGGTAGCATACGCAGTGGGAGCCAATAGCGATGATACCTGGAACAGAATCGGCACCGAACGATACAACAACGTGCTTTCCAATCCTACGAGCGTGGGGTATTGGGGAACTGTATATCTCGAAAACTGCGATCCCGCAAACGAAGATACAATCGGCACGGGCATCGATTAA
- a CDS encoding glycosyltransferase family 39 protein codes for MNSIAPFHNTRFIVVSIIVFTAFLFLFNIGKRDLWAPDEPRYAQVSKEMRDSGNFIVPHLNSKPYPDKPPLLFWLINVFSLPFGKITALSSRLPSAFAGIGCCVALFYLAKSLYRNTRIALMASLILATSSKFLWMAHRVAFDVLLTLLVTMSILFFYKGYTEQKNKGLYYTAFYVLMAFGVLAKGPIGFILPFFIVLTYLILKRDVGALKDTRPWIGGILFTIIVFTWVYLAGVYGGKEYTNQILFKQNVGRFASSFAHKRPFYYYFINFPINFLPWSIFIPSIVIYLFSQKGREKIPNILAIRNFKTKIPHRSSLPNNNIYHSGRNEESLLLPLIWFAVVFIFFSIVSGKRDIYVLPLYLQLHSL; via the coding sequence ATGAATTCAATAGCCCCTTTTCACAATACCCGTTTCATCGTAGTCTCTATCATAGTATTCACAGCATTTCTCTTCCTGTTCAACATAGGGAAAAGGGACCTCTGGGCACCTGATGAACCCCGATATGCACAGGTATCAAAAGAAATGAGAGATAGTGGTAATTTTATTGTTCCCCACCTGAATAGTAAACCATATCCGGATAAACCTCCACTCTTGTTTTGGCTCATTAATGTATTTTCACTGCCGTTCGGAAAGATTACCGCCTTGTCCTCTCGCTTACCTTCAGCCTTTGCTGGTATTGGCTGCTGTGTTGCGCTGTTTTATCTTGCTAAAAGCTTATATCGAAACACGAGAATAGCCTTAATGGCTTCGCTTATCCTTGCCACCAGCTCAAAATTCCTTTGGATGGCACACCGTGTTGCCTTCGACGTTCTCCTTACACTGCTCGTAACCATGTCGATACTCTTTTTTTATAAAGGATATACTGAACAAAAAAACAAAGGATTGTATTATACCGCCTTTTATGTGCTCATGGCCTTCGGAGTACTTGCAAAGGGGCCTATAGGTTTTATCCTCCCCTTTTTCATAGTATTAACTTACCTCATACTGAAAAGGGATGTCGGGGCTTTAAAAGATACCAGGCCATGGATAGGTGGGATATTGTTTACCATCATAGTATTTACCTGGGTTTATCTGGCGGGTGTCTATGGTGGTAAGGAGTATACCAATCAGATCCTTTTCAAACAAAATGTTGGAAGGTTTGCCAGTTCATTTGCACATAAGAGGCCGTTTTATTACTACTTCATAAATTTTCCTATTAATTTTTTGCCCTGGAGTATTTTTATTCCCAGTATTGTGATATATCTATTTTCTCAGAAAGGAAGAGAAAAAATACCCAATATCCTGGCGATAAGGAATTTCAAAACAAAGATACCTCACCGCTCTTCACTCCCAAATAACAATATTTACCATTCTGGGCGAAACGAAGAATCTCTCTTATTACCACTTATCTGGTTTGCAGTTGTCTTTATTTTCTTTTCCATTGTGTCAGGGAAAAGGGATATTTACGTCCTTCCCTTATACCTGCAGCTGCACTCTTTATAG
- a CDS encoding ABC transporter permease subunit yields MKKRRLIDKAARWLITLGGAATIFAVLALFVFLFIEVYPLLRGAKVLKEKTFSLNGKIISLGVDEYQEIAYTVSHDGTIEFISLSDGSIVNTYLIAGLKNSTITSVDKDENRLVLGTNDGRILKVLITFSESFDNEKKVIIPEVSEKEPVQIDDQKRTLRNITSRSDDSATVTVVSTEDGRLLLKSTEDVSTLFDGEKKEIKRDITDLVKRYQPNGLHEPHNSILYSSGLGNGTDITSLALDHFMENLYVGTSSGEIFHINISDKENPSLQEKVRVSDKAVTTLGFLFGDISLVVGDYRGGVNIWMQVRDETSPSGWMLKKIHTLKSHNAPVIAFAPSLRDKGFVTSAANGTIYLNHATSEQNVLIFKVPATPAALTFSPKADGILAASSNNNLFQWIISNPHPEITLKTLFGKVWYEGHEKPEFVWQSTGGTDDFEPKLSLVPLIFGTIKGTVYSMIIAVPIGIFAALYTSQFLHKSLKIIKPVIELMAALPSVILGFLAGLWLAPLIERVFPAIVIMPLFIILSIALALYLWRCLPSWIKGKYRYGAEALFLIPFIIGAIYVSIQLNGVSESVLFGGDYRQWLLHILGLNYDQRNALIVGFAMGFAVIPLIFTISEDAMSNVPNNLTSASLALGATTWHTAVRVVLPTASPGIFSAVMIGFGRAVGETMIVLMATGNTPIMGWNLFNGFRALAANIAVEMPEAPVGGTLYRVLFLAALLLFVTTFIVNTFAETVRQKMKRRYSKL; encoded by the coding sequence TTGAAGAAAAGAAGACTCATTGATAAGGCTGCCCGATGGCTGATTACGCTCGGTGGCGCGGCTACCATTTTCGCTGTACTTGCTTTATTTGTATTTCTCTTTATCGAGGTTTATCCGCTTCTGAGAGGCGCTAAAGTATTAAAAGAAAAGACCTTTTCTCTGAACGGCAAGATCATTTCACTCGGAGTAGATGAATATCAGGAAATTGCTTATACAGTTTCTCACGATGGTACTATAGAATTTATCTCTTTATCAGATGGTAGTATTGTAAATACCTACCTTATTGCAGGGCTTAAAAACTCTACGATAACGTCAGTTGATAAGGATGAGAATCGCCTTGTACTGGGAACGAATGATGGAAGAATCTTAAAAGTCCTTATTACCTTTTCTGAATCCTTTGATAACGAGAAAAAGGTCATTATTCCTGAAGTATCTGAAAAAGAACCGGTGCAAATTGACGATCAGAAGAGAACGCTCAGGAATATTACATCCAGGAGCGATGACAGCGCAACGGTTACCGTAGTTTCTACGGAAGATGGCAGATTATTGCTGAAATCCACAGAGGACGTAAGCACACTATTTGATGGGGAAAAAAAGGAAATTAAGCGAGATATCACGGACCTCGTAAAGCGTTATCAACCGAATGGACTACACGAGCCACATAACTCAATACTTTATTCTTCAGGCCTTGGAAACGGAACCGATATAACGTCTCTTGCCCTTGATCATTTTATGGAAAACCTCTATGTTGGAACATCCTCCGGTGAGATATTCCATATAAATATCAGTGATAAAGAAAATCCTTCTTTGCAGGAAAAGGTGAGGGTGTCTGATAAAGCAGTAACTACCCTGGGGTTTTTGTTTGGAGATATTTCACTGGTAGTTGGTGATTACAGAGGTGGTGTAAATATCTGGATGCAGGTAAGGGATGAAACATCACCATCAGGATGGATGCTTAAAAAAATACACACCCTTAAATCTCATAACGCTCCTGTTATCGCATTTGCACCCTCTCTGCGAGATAAGGGTTTTGTGACTTCGGCAGCGAATGGAACCATCTATCTCAACCATGCAACTTCCGAACAAAATGTATTGATCTTTAAGGTGCCAGCTACCCCTGCAGCCCTTACTTTTTCACCCAAGGCAGACGGTATTCTGGCAGCAAGTTCAAACAATAATCTGTTCCAATGGATTATTTCAAATCCACATCCGGAGATTACCCTGAAAACCCTATTTGGCAAGGTGTGGTATGAGGGGCATGAGAAACCGGAGTTTGTTTGGCAATCTACCGGGGGGACTGATGATTTTGAACCGAAACTCAGTCTTGTCCCCTTGATTTTTGGCACTATTAAAGGTACTGTATACTCCATGATCATCGCTGTGCCTATTGGAATCTTTGCTGCGCTCTATACCTCCCAATTTCTTCACAAATCCCTCAAGATAATAAAGCCCGTTATTGAACTGATGGCAGCGCTTCCCAGCGTTATTCTTGGATTTCTTGCCGGATTGTGGTTAGCGCCATTAATAGAGAGGGTATTTCCTGCAATAGTTATTATGCCGTTATTCATCATACTCTCCATTGCCCTGGCTTTGTATCTCTGGAGGTGTTTACCCTCATGGATAAAGGGTAAATACCGATATGGGGCAGAAGCCCTGTTCCTGATACCGTTTATTATCGGGGCTATCTATGTATCAATCCAGCTCAATGGCGTTTCTGAATCAGTCCTTTTCGGAGGAGATTACCGGCAATGGCTTTTACATATTTTAGGTCTGAACTATGACCAGAGAAATGCCCTTATTGTAGGCTTTGCAATGGGATTTGCTGTGATTCCTCTTATTTTCACCATATCTGAAGATGCCATGAGCAATGTTCCTAATAATCTTACATCGGCCTCGCTGGCGCTCGGAGCAACTACCTGGCATACAGCCGTTAGGGTTGTGCTTCCAACTGCGAGTCCGGGAATTTTTTCAGCAGTTATGATTGGTTTTGGAAGGGCAGTAGGCGAGACGATGATTGTGCTTATGGCAACAGGTAATACCCCTATTATGGGTTGGAATTTATTTAATGGGTTTAGGGCGCTTGCAGCAAATATTGCAGTTGAGATGCCGGAAGCGCCTGTCGGCGGAACACTTTACCGTGTGCTCTTTTTAGCAGCCCTGCTTCTTTTTGTAACAACCTTTATTGTAAATACATTTGCAGAAACGGTGAGGCAGAAGATGAAGCGAAGGTATAGTAAGTTATGA
- a CDS encoding phosphate ABC transporter substrate-binding protein yields MAIASEVVVVDTNIKTYAKVSGVSGSLNSIGSDTMNNLMTYWAEGFNHVYPNVKIQIEGKGSTTAPPALISGTAQIAPMSRAMKPTEIDAFEKKYGYKPTVIKTALDAFAIYVNKDNPLGGLSLPQVDAIFSKTRKGKYKGDVRTWGQLGLTGEWSTRPISLYGRNSASGTYGYFKERALYKGDFKDSVKEQPGSASVVQGVTEDRYAIGYSGIGYKTSGIRTVPLSFKEGEPYKEAGIENIMNGSYPLARFLYVYINKKPGQPLDPLVKEFVTFILSREGQEVVVKDGYIPISASIVEEELKKLK; encoded by the coding sequence ATGGCTATTGCCAGTGAAGTAGTTGTGGTTGATACAAATATAAAAACTTATGCTAAAGTTAGCGGGGTTTCAGGAAGTCTGAATAGTATAGGTTCTGATACCATGAATAACCTTATGACCTACTGGGCCGAGGGGTTTAACCATGTATATCCGAATGTAAAGATACAGATAGAAGGCAAGGGTTCTACCACTGCACCGCCTGCTCTTATCTCAGGAACAGCTCAGATAGCGCCGATGAGCAGGGCAATGAAACCTACAGAAATTGATGCCTTTGAGAAGAAATACGGCTATAAGCCCACCGTAATAAAGACAGCATTGGATGCCTTTGCAATATACGTAAACAAGGATAATCCTCTTGGGGGTTTAAGTCTGCCCCAGGTAGATGCTATTTTTTCAAAAACACGGAAAGGCAAGTATAAGGGAGATGTTAGAACGTGGGGACAGCTTGGTTTAACTGGTGAATGGTCAACCCGGCCGATAAGTCTCTATGGCCGTAATTCTGCCTCGGGTACCTATGGCTATTTTAAGGAACGTGCCCTTTATAAGGGTGATTTTAAAGATTCTGTAAAAGAGCAACCGGGTTCTGCTTCTGTTGTACAGGGTGTGACTGAGGACCGATATGCCATTGGTTACAGTGGTATTGGCTATAAGACTTCCGGTATCCGCACGGTACCCCTTTCGTTTAAAGAAGGAGAACCCTATAAAGAAGCCGGAATAGAAAATATAATGAACGGTTCTTATCCACTTGCGAGATTTCTCTACGTGTATATTAATAAGAAGCCAGGCCAGCCTCTTGACCCGCTCGTTAAAGAATTTGTAACATTTATTCTAAGCAGGGAGGGGCAGGAAGTGGTTGTAAAAGATGGATATATCCCTATATCAGCTTCAATTGTTGAAGAAGAACTGAAAAAATTAAAATAA
- a CDS encoding glucose 1-dehydrogenase, with translation MRLKNKVALITGGGTGIGKATALLFAREGASLVITGRRETPLKETVSHIRDLHDSAIYVIGDVSKINDAQHMVKKTRETFGRLDILVNNAGINYKPNTTSATEEESWDITINTNLKGIYLVSKYAIPELTKNGGSIINISSVVGLKGFRGAIAYTTSKGGILNMTKSMAIELAPDKIRVNCICPGMIDTDMYWNFIKSSENPDTLHEYVVHSHPLGRIGKPEDIAYGALFLASDEANWITGVVLPIDGGFTAR, from the coding sequence ATGAGATTAAAAAATAAGGTAGCACTTATCACTGGTGGTGGAACTGGCATTGGCAAGGCCACGGCACTGCTTTTTGCCAGAGAGGGCGCTTCTCTTGTTATTACTGGTAGAAGGGAAACACCTCTGAAAGAGACGGTTTCACACATAAGAGATTTACACGATAGTGCCATATATGTTATAGGGGATGTCTCAAAAATAAACGATGCTCAGCATATGGTTAAAAAGACAAGAGAAACCTTTGGGAGGTTAGATATCCTTGTGAACAACGCCGGTATTAATTACAAACCAAACACAACCAGTGCAACGGAGGAGGAGAGTTGGGATATAACGATTAATACGAATCTAAAAGGTATCTATTTAGTCTCGAAATATGCTATCCCTGAACTTACAAAAAATGGCGGCTCCATTATCAATATCTCTTCTGTTGTAGGATTAAAAGGGTTTCGGGGAGCCATTGCTTATACTACATCAAAAGGTGGTATCCTTAACATGACAAAAAGCATGGCCATAGAATTAGCCCCTGATAAAATCCGTGTCAACTGTATTTGTCCGGGCATGATAGATACCGATATGTACTGGAATTTTATAAAGTCTTCAGAGAATCCAGACACATTGCATGAGTATGTAGTACATTCGCATCCGCTCGGTCGAATTGGAAAACCCGAGGATATTGCTTATGGTGCGCTTTTTCTTGCATCAGATGAAGCAAACTGGATTACCGGAGTTGTATTACCCATTGATGGCGGCTTTACAGCGCGATAG